A window from Triticum aestivum cultivar Chinese Spring chromosome 6D, IWGSC CS RefSeq v2.1, whole genome shotgun sequence encodes these proteins:
- the LOC123141704 gene encoding pectinesterase inhibitor 8: MKPSTARLLAAAALAAVLALASGVADATVVTTCKAAAGSDGRVDYDFCVAELGKHHDSPSADTWGLAKVAALTGVVDADNAVYDIKELLAKDGADARTQAALARCQELYDSMGFAFAEAQDDINNRDYAAGKEKAGEAASLAHQCDDAFAQAGVPSPVTRHSSYSVQIAVVCTAITNLIQ; encoded by the coding sequence ATGAAGCCATCTACGGCTCGTCTTCTCGCGGCCGCAGCGCTCGCCGCCGTCCTCGCGCTGGCGAGCGGGGTCGCCGACGCAACGGTGGTGACGACGTGCAAGGCGGCGGCCGGCAGCGACGGGCGCGTGGACTACGACTTCTGCGTGGCGGAGCTGGGCAAGCACCACGACAGCCCCAGCGCGGACACCTGGGGCCTGGCCAAGGTGGCAGCCCTCACGGGCGTCGTCGACGCCGACAACGCGGTCTACGACATCAAGGAGCTGCTGGCCAAGGACGGCGCGGACGCCAGGACGCAGGCGGCGCTGGCGCGGTGCCAGGAGCTGTACGACAGCATGGGGTTCGCCTTCGCCGAAGCGCAGGACGACATCAACAACCGCGACTACGCCGCCGGGAAGGAGAAGGCCGGGGAAGCCGCGTCTCTGGCGCACCAGTGCGACGACGCCTTTGCCCAGGCCGGTGTCCCGTCGCCGGTCACGCGGCACAGCTCCTACTCGGTGCAGATAGCGGTTGTCTGTACGGCTATTACCAACCTCATCCAGTGA